The DNA segment GACTCACGACTGGATGGTTGAAGATCTGTCTAGTTAAACAcactcctgaggtaccagtgtcCATCGATGCAGCCCCTTCTTCTTTTTGGATTCACCTGATCCATCTGACaccctctggatggagttcatATCAATTAAAGACCGCTCTGTGTAGCTGAAAATGGTTCCTCATGAACAGCTTTAAGATGCATGAGGTTACTGAGCATTTCGAGAAACTATGATGATGGATTTGGACacaaatttatataaacaatcTGTTACAatggcagataaataaagacaataaactatgtaaaatataaaatatataaagataaagatatatatatatatatatatagaaaaattgtatatacagggtgtgtttgtggatacaaggtatgctaatgtacagtaaacagtaaacagtaatcacatagggtggttgatgtgattgtccttaaagtgaaagtgtgtggtacggtgtggtataaagtgaacgtgtgcggtgTGGTTTGGTGaggattctggttcctctcaaggtttctactATTTCAAAAAGTTGTTCTTTGCCACTTTCACCATTGGCTTGCTTGTTATGGATAAATTTAGAAGGGTACAATTTCGTGGGTACTAAACTTTGACTTTGTCTTAAGTCTTTGGCTGTCCATTTTGGATGATTCAGCATGACAGACTGAATAGATACCTGCATAAATAAGCCGGTGTACAGGTGGACAGTGAGCGTGTAATGAGGGCTGAATTACTAAATTTACCAGATCATTATAATAATCAATGCCTTATTTCCAAGCTTGCATTTTATAGCCTAACAACAGGTTGTCTATTTATTATACAAGTCCAATACAGAGGATAATGTAGTAACAGCTTGAAATAGTGGACGGTAGTAATGGATCGTTCATAAATGATATGCTATGAAGGTGATTAAAGAAACGACATGAACTAAATAACTCAAGGATTCAAAGAACCGATTCACTAAAACGATTCGATCTTCCTATCACTAGTGCACGTCCACAATCTAATAGACGACGTTGTGTGACGTAGCCATTGTTCCCGCCCAGGTCTTTCACTGCGCATGCGCGATTGTATAACGTTGGAGACGAAGCAGGCCTTCCGGGACTAATCCGCGTACACGCTTACACAGAATCATGGCGAAAATCGCCAAAACACACGAGGGTGAGTGTATTTCGATATGATTCTTGCAATCATAAACACTAAACGCGCGTATTAGGCCGTATAATCTTGTTGATGAAGGCGGTGAATGGCGCCGTGTTGTGCTCAACGTGAACGCGACGAAGAAAACAAGATGGCGCCTGTGCTCTGTTGTAAAGTTCGGGTCTATGACGCATTTCAGAAACCGTTTCAGGTTTCTCAAATGCAATCGCtcgtttaaaaaataaagaataacacCCACCACCTATACATTACAACTCGTGTCTTGGAAGAACCGAAGCTTTTGTTTTGCGAGTACATGTACATCGTTCTGATTGAGACGGTCTCTCAAAATGGCGCCAGCTCCCTGCAAACAGTGTTTTATAAATGTGCAGCTTTTGTCCAAAAgattgttcaaaaagcaaatccACACACAACTTCGCgttttgctgttttattcaacattttataCTTGTTTTTGTGTCATACCCAGGTAGCTAACATGCTAACACAACAAGGACGCCATGTCCTATTATTATTGTAACGCCGCCTTCGGCATCATGGACTCGCTCACCTCTTTTACAGCTTCTGTTATATTCGGTATTGTGccggtttatttatttatattaacagTAAAATCTTAAACATGTTTCCTTTATCACAGTATTTTAGTGCCTGTGTAATGTCTGTAAATGCTCTGCCGACGTGGGTACACAGGACACGTGATCTTCCTGCTTTGTTCAACTGTATTATTGTATTGgtcctgttttcttttatagTAGGAACATGTAGATCTCGAATTTGTGTCTAGCGCATCTTTTGTTTATGGTTTGTCTGATTCTCGAATAAGCGATAGTTTGAGTTTAGGATTTGTTCAGTGTGTTTAAATACCTGCCTGTTTTTCTGTATTAAACCAAAGAACGTACTGTGTGCTTCTTCTCATTGTAGATCATGTTGGAAACTTCATCTAAACTTTTATATCTGGAATGACAAAACTCATTTTTGAATCATgattgctctgtgtgtgtgttcagatatCGAGGCGCAGATCCTGGAGATCCAGGGCATGAAGGCTGCGCTGCTGGAGGAGGGAGATCAAGGAGTCGGTCTCGATTCGACCGGATACTACGACCAGGAGATCTACGGAGGAAGCGACAGTCGTTTTGCTGGATACGTCACGTCTATTGCCGCCAACGAGCAGGAGGATGTAAGTGTTGTGGTTATGGCTtatcattgtgtttttatttatccagGGGATGACTTGTCTGAACacttgggcttttttttttatatttatggtcGCGTTGGACTGAAAGACTGAACTAGTCTTTTAATTTCTCACTTTTCATTAGGACGATGAAGAAGACTCTTCTACAACTCTGCTTGGTCCGAAGAAACCGGGGTATCATGCTCCAGTGGCAATACTCAATTCCATTCCTCAATCAGATGAACAGGTACtgatatgcttttttttctgtaatggtCTACAGTAGTGGTCCGCGGGTCAGTTGGGGCCGGGCCGCACAAAAAAGAATACATAGcttacattatttttgttttaattatctgattttctgattttttttttttaaataccggATTCattccgccacatctgtctatgactcactcttgatgcgtgtcatgatgcctcggtcacatgtcttacctccatctgctaccttcttagAGGGGCTCTGGTCCCTAACACACAATACGTTACCGCTAAATTcgaacccccaagctagcaaaatgaacaaaaacagcacagtggattcacgtttattattatatttagaaaacgccagtttttatgccggtcgtataattttattgtgttgtatttatccgccactaCTTAATTGcaggtctgtgaaaatattgtctgacactaaaccggtccgtggcacaaaaaaggttgTGGACCGCTGGTCTACAGTATGGTTGAACAGTAAAATGTATcagatttttataaatgtaatgatttgtgTAACCTTTATACAACAAATTCATCCATAATATACTGTGCTTTCTTTCACGAACAATTCGATGGAAT comes from the Silurus meridionalis isolate SWU-2019-XX chromosome 3, ASM1480568v1, whole genome shotgun sequence genome and includes:
- the sf3b1 gene encoding splicing factor 3B subunit 1 isoform X3 — its product is MAKIAKTHEDIEAQILEIQGMKAALLEEGDQGVGLDSTGYYDQEIYGGSDSRFAGYVTSIAANEQEDDDEEDSSTTLLGPKKPGYHAPVAILNSIPQSDEQYDPFAEHRPQKISDREDEYKRRRQKMIISPERHDPFADAVLLCQSCLHSLKGAAPHPVLLFCRLKSDCRWTLGTESVRILESTAQDPATLMAISSP
- the sf3b1 gene encoding splicing factor 3B subunit 1 isoform X4 — encoded protein: MAKIAKTHEDIEAQILEIQGMKAALLEEGDQGVGLDSTGYYDQEIYGGSDSRFAGYVTSIAANEQEDDDEEDSSTTLLGPKKPGYHAPVAILNSIPQSDEQYDPFAEHRPQKISDREDEYKRRRQKMIISPERHDPFADAVLLCQSCLHSLKGAAPHPVLLFCRLKSDCRWTLGTESGAKRQIPRCLPGRTWM
- the sf3b1 gene encoding splicing factor 3B subunit 1 isoform X5 gives rise to the protein MAKIAKTHEDIEAQILEIQGMKAALLEEGDQGVGLDSTGYYDQEIYGGSDSRFAGYVTSIAANEQEDDDEEDSSTTLLGPKKPGYHAPVAILNSIPQSDEQYDPFAEHRPQKISDREDEYKRRRQKMIISPERHDPFADGFFSAG